The genomic window ATGGCGACCGTGGTCGTTTCCTTGCCCGGCGTCGCGGCCAGGTCGTCGATGCCGTCGGAGAAGCCGGTCACCATGGCTTCGGTGCGCAGCGGGACGATCTCCGATACCGCGCCGACGAAGGTGGTCTTGCCCGCGCCGAAACCGCCTGCCACAACGATTTTCGTCGAAGCGGTTCGATTGTCCATGGATGCCGAGCCGTACGGCTGGGAGTTATAGGGCGCGGAGTCCACGCAAAGTCCTCTCCATCAGGGTCCGGCGCTCGTCGTAGCTCGCCTGGTCGCTCAGGGTCGAATGCACGCGCAGCGTCCCGGCGACGACGAGATCGCCGATCACGACTCGGACCAGGCCGAGCGGCCGTTGTAGCTGAGCCGATATCTCAGCGACCGACAGACGTGCGGTGCCCAGCCGCACGATATCGGTCCGGATATCGCCGACCGGCCATTCGAAATGTGCAGTGTAGGAGATGGTCTCGATGACCGCCTCCAGGGGAAGGTCGACCGCGGGTTCGGTACGCCCCGAGGTCAGGGCGTAGGGACGAACGCGGGTGGGTGGTATGCCCGGCCCCCCGCCGGATGGGGTAGACATCGCACGCTCTACACGGCCGTCCGGGCGGTGGCCTGGACCACCGAACCGACCCGATCGACGAGCAGCGCCATCTCATAACCGATCCGGCCGATGTCGTGCGTCTTGTTGGCGAGCACCGCGAGGTGCGAGCCGTTGCCGACCGTCATCACCAGCAGGTAGCCGCGCTGCATGTCGACGATCGACTGCATCACCTTGCCGCCGTTGAACAGCTGGGCGGCGCCGCTGGACAGACTCGCCAGGCCCGCGGTGACCGCCGCGAGCTGCTCGGCGCGATCGGCGGGCAGGTGCGGGCTGGTCGCCTGCAGCAGGCCGTCGGCCGACACCAGCACCGCGTGGGTGACACCCGGCACGTCCCGAGTGAAACGGGTGACCAGCCAGTTCAGATTCTCGTCCGTGGTGTTGCCTGGTTTGTCGGTCATGCAAGCCCTCCGTCGTTGTACTGGGCGTCGGCCCGCCCGCTGCGGACCCCGCTGAGATGCCTGGTCAAGCTGTTGCGGATCTCATCAGGATTCCGCGTGTTGGATTCGTTGGTCGGTGCCAAACCGCCGGGGACCAGCTGCGCGCCCGGCTGCCGAATGGGGAGGCCGCCAGAGGTGCGGCCGGAGGTGGTCGGGTTGCTCGCCTCCGCGGCGGCCGCCCAGCCGACGTCGGCGGGGGACGACCAAGCGCCGGTGTCGTTGTCGGATCCGGCGGAGGCGGGTTCGACCAGCCACTCCGACACCATGCGCTGGTAGATCGGTGTCGGGGATTCCGGGTTCACCGGACGCAATCCGGTGACCGTCGCTTGGGTCGCGTTGGCGACGGCCGCGGGCTCGGGCACCTCGTAGACGGCGGTCTCGGCCCACACGTCGACCTGCGCGGGTTCGGCGGGCTCGGGCACCGGCGAAGGCAGCGCGAGCGGCTCCACCGTGCGCGGCGCGCCGTTCTCGTTGCGCGTCCGGATCGGCAGCGGGCCGCCGCGGCCGGGATCGGTGGTCTCGGCATCGATGACCGACGTCTGGCGGTCGGCCGGGGTGGCCACCCGGATCGCCGGGCGCCGCTGCGGCAGACCGGTGCTGCTCATCTCGAACGAGGAAGTGTGCTCGGGCAGCGCCAGACTCGGCACCGGGACCAGCATGCGCGGCGGCGCGACCGTGGGTTCAGGCGCGCTCTCCTGCGGCTGCGGCGCGGTGAGCTGCGGCGCCTTGTCGCTGATCGGCACCGGCGAGACCAGGGTGCCTGGCAGGTGCACGCTCGCGGTGATGCCCGGTTGCTGCGCCATCGCCGAGGTGCGGCGCAGGTTGACCGTGATGTTGTGCCGCTTGGCGAGTCGGCCGACCACGAAAAGACCCATGCGGCGGGCCGTTTCGACGGTGACCTCACCACCGGAGGCGAGGTGTTCGTTGACCGTCTGCAGGTCCTCGGCGGACATGCCGAGACCGCGGTCGATGATCTCGATCAGGTAGCCGCCGTCCACCGCGCGGGCCACCGACACCGCCACCGGCGTGGTGGGCGGCGAGTAGCGCAGCGCGTTGTCGATGAGCTCGGCGAGCAGGTGCTCGACGTCGACGGCGGGCTCACCGGGCACGATGCCGTCGGGCGCGCTGCCGATCTCGACGCGCTGGTAGTCCTCGACCTGGGAGACTGCGCTCCACAGCATGTCCGAGAGCGGAACGGGCGGCAGGTGACCGCGGCGCAGGGCGGTGCCCGCGAGCACCAGCAGGTTGTCACCGTTACGGCGCATGCGGGTGGCGAGGTGGTCGAGGCGGAAGAGGCTCTGCAGGCGCTCGGAGTCGTCCTCGTCGTGCTCGAGTTCCTCGATCAGCGTCAGCTGCTGCTCGACGAGCGACTGGCTACGGCGCGAAAGGGTCTCGAACATGCTGCCGATCTGCAAGCGCAGACGCGCCTGCTCGGCGGCGAGGTGGAGCGCGGCGTTGTGGATGTCGTCGACGGCTCGGGCCAGCTGGCCGATCTCCTCGGTGGTGTGCACGTCGACTCGGGTCGGTTCCGGTGTCGCGTTGCCGGAACGCACGACCTCGAGTTCGTTGGGCAGGTCGACGTGCGCGACCTGGAGCGCGCCGTGGCGCAGGCGACGAATCGGGACGACGAGCGAGCGGGCGACCGCGAGCGCGAGGGCGAGACCGGCGAGCAGCGTCGCGACCACGATCGCGATATCGCGCAACACGATGCCGCGGACTTCGGCGGTCCGGTCGGCCAGTCGCGCGTCGATGGTGTCGACCAGGTTCAGCGTGGTCTGGTCGTAGGCGGTGGCACTGGTGCGCAGCGAGTCGATGACCGGCTGGCTGCCCGCGGGATCGCCGAGGTTCTGGCTGAAGGCGCCGAGGCGGACGTTGACCGCGTCGATCAGCACGCTGGCGTTGAGCGCCGAAGACGGCTGCAGCTGGGCGAACTGGCTCAGCAACACCAGCTCACCACCGGCGGTGATCAAGACCGTCGGGCGCACGGCCGGGTTGCGGTCCGCGCCCGGCGAACCGATCAGCAGGTACTGCTGGGTGTGCAGCCTGCGCGCGTTGGTGGTCACACCGAGCTGCAGGAAGTAACGCTGGATGGTGATCTCCTCCAGCGAGGTCGAGCGCGCGATCGCGTTACCGATGCGGGCGGCGACCTCGTCGGCCTGCTGGCCGATCGCCACCGGCGAGCTGTTGCGCAGGCCGTTGCGCATCGCGCGGCCCGCGGTCAGCGCCGCGTCGAGCTCGTTGGTGACGTCCGTCGGCGCGCCCGTCGAGCGCAGGGCCGTCTGGAGATCGGCGGCCGCCTGATCGAACCGGCCCGCGATGCGGTCCAGGTCGGCGTCGGTCGTCTGGTTCTCCCAGGTCGTCGCCGTGCTGACGGCGAGTTGTTCGGTGGCCGAGGCGAAACCGAGCATCGGCCGGATGATCCTGGCCTGGTCGGTCGCCGCGTCGAGGTCGCCGATCGTGTTCAACTCGTCGTTGATTCGCAATACCGCGAACGTCGAGGCGAGCACCACCGGCAGCAGTAGCACGATCCCGACCTTGCGGGTGACGGACCAGTTCGACAGCCTGAATTGCCGGGAACGCGGTGCTGCATCCATCCGCTTCCGTCGCCTCCACTCCGCGCGGGTTCCCCGGATGGCTAGTGGCTGTTTCACATAAGTATGGGACCAACCCGCTGAGAACCAACTCGAGGTCTTGTTTTTACCGCTGGGAACATACCGTGCTGAGTGGGTAACGGCAATCTGGGGCACTCGGCGCGATAATTCTCTAATATGGCTACGCAGAACAAGTTTCGGTCGCAGAGCGAGAGTCGCAACGACCGAAATCCGCGCACGCCGGTGAAAGCCCCTGGTCATCGGTGGTGCCCTGCCGCGTCACCGGACCGGCCCACTTCGCGGCGTGTCGGGCGTGCCCTCTCAGTCGACTCTCAGTCGGTGCGGTCAAACTGGTGGCATGCGCATTCTGGTAGTCGACGACGATCGCGCCGTCCGTGAATCGCTGCGCCGGTCGCTGACCTTCAACGGCTACTCGGTCGATCTCGCGGTGGATGGTGTGGACGCCTTGGAGAAAGCCGCCGTCCAACGTCCGGACGCACTCGTGCTGGACGTGATGATGCCGAGATTGGACGGGCTCGAAGTTTGCCGACGGCTGCGCAGCACCGGTGATGATCTTCCGATTCTGGTTTTGACGGCCCGCGATTCGGTTTCCGAAAGGGTTGCCGGGCTGGATGCCGGAGCCGACGATTATCTGCCGAAACCATTCGCGCTCGAGGAATTGCTGGCGCGGCTGCGCGCTCTGCTGCGCCGCCGCGCGCCCGAACAGGGCGATACCTCCGAGGCGATGCTGTTCGCCGATCTGTCGCTGGACCCGGTGACCCGCGAGGTCTCCCGCGGCTCCCGCTCGATCAGCCTGACCCGCACCGAGTTCTCGCTGCTGGAAATGCTGATGGCCAACCCGCGCCGGGTGCTCACCCGCAGCCGGATCCTCGAAGAGGTGTGGGGTTACGACTTCCCGACCTCCGGCAACGCGCTCGAGGTCTACATCGGCTACCTGCGCCGCAAGACCGAGGCCGAGGGCGAGCCGCGGCTCATCCACACCGTGCGCGGCGTCGGTTACGTCCTGCGCGAGACACCACCCTAGGCCGCGCGGCAATGGCACGAAGCGTTCCACGGCGACCCGTCATCGCCACCCTCGGCCAGCCCGACCCGACCGAGATGCGGCCGCCGATGCCGCTGACCCGCTCGGTCTCGCTGCGCTGGCGGGTCACCCTGCTCGCCGCGTCGGTGGTGGCCATCGCGGTCGCCTTCACCTCCATCGCCGCCTACGCGATGGTGGCGCGGGCCCTCTACGCCGACGTCGACTCGCAATTGCGGGCGCGTGCCTCGACGATGATCGACAACAACTTCGAGAGCATGGGTTTTCAGTCGATCATCCTGGCCGGACTGTTCTCCAACGACGTCGGCGTCGCACTGATCTTCGCCGACCACAAGCCCTATATGCCGCCGCAGCAGACGATTCCGCCGGTGGGTGAGCAGGAGTTCGCCGTCGCCGACGGCAAGCTGAACTCCTCGCTGCGCACGGTGAGCAATCAGCGGGTGCTCGCGGTGCGCACGAACTCCGGTGCGACGCTGGTCATCTCCCAGCGGCTGGAGCCGACCCGTGAGGTGCTCGACCGGCTGGCCTGGCTGCTGTTCGTGGTCGGCGGCTGCGGTGTCGTGCTCGCCGCCGCGGCGGGTACCGCGGTGGGCCGCACGGGCCTGAGACCCATCGCCCGGCTGACGGCCGCGACCGAGCGCGTCGCGCGCACCGACGACCTCACGCCCATCCCGGTCACCGGCGACGACGAATTGGCGCGGCTCACGGACAGTTTCAACACGATGCTGCGGGCGCTCGCCGAATCACGCGACCGCCAGCGGCGTCTGGTCGCCGACGCCGGGCACGAGCTGCGCACGCCGCTGACCTCGTTGCGCACCAACATGGAGCTGCTCATCGCCTCGAGCAGGCCGGGCGCGCCCGCGATTCCCGAGGAGGACATGGCCGAGCTGCGCCAGGACGTGATGGCCCAGATCGAGGAGCTGTCCACCCTCGTCGGCGACCTCGTCGACCTGGCGCGCGAGGACGCGCCGGAGACGGTCTACGACCGGATCGATCTCGGCGAGGTGACCGAGCGGGCGCTGGAGCGCGCCAGGCGCCGTCGCGGCGCCATCGAGTTCGTCGCCGAGCTGCGGCCGTGGTTCGTCTACGGCCACGAGGCCGGACTCGAGCGGGCCGTGCTGAACGTGCTCGACAACGCGGCCAAGTGGAGTCCGGCGGGCGCCCAGGTGCTGGTCACCATGCGCGAGGCCGGACGGGGTCTGCTGGAACTCGCGGTGGACGACGCGGGCCCCGGCATCCCCTCGGACGAACGGGAGCTGGTGTTCGAGCGGTTCTACCGGACCACCGCCTCGCGGTCGATGCCCGGCTCGGGTCTCGGACTGGCCATCGTCAAGCAGGTCGTGACCAAGCACGGCGGCACTATCACGATCGATACGTCGGACCGCGGCGGCGCGCTGATCCGTATCGTGTTACCTGGTGAGGGTGACGGTCCCGCGTCAGCCCAGCAGATCTCGGAGAACTGAAAGCACGGTCTCAGTCGGCTCTAAGCCGTCGTCGGCACGCTGGTCGGCAGACGTGAGGAGAAGCGAGAAGCCATGACGGAGGATTTCCAGAACCGCAACGTGGAGCCGGGGAAGGCGGACGCCTCCGGTCCCCGGCCGACCGAGCAGTTCCCGGTCGCAGGCCATGCCGAGCACGCGGCATGGGCCGCTCCCGGTGCGGCACACCAGCAGCACTATCAATCACAACCGTTCCCCGAACCGGGTCACGGATTCGGCGGCCCGCCGCCCCCGCACACCATGCCCGGCGCGGCCTTCGGCGCGCAGCCTCCGCAGCCGCCCAAGCGCCCGTTCCGCGCCGGACTCGTCGCGGGCGCCGTGGCATTGGCGCTGGTCAGCGGCGGTATCGGCGGCGCGGTCGGTGCGCTGGCCACGCGGTCCGACGACGGCAGGGCCCAGGTGACCAACGCGCTGGACGCGCCGAAGCCCAATGTCAGCAACGCGTCCAACGCGCCCGCGGGTTCGACCCAGGCGGTGGCGCAGAAGGTGCTGCCGAGCGTCGTGATGATCAAGGTGGCGAGCAACCGCGCGCAGGGCGAGGGTTCTGGCGTCGTGCTCTCCTCCGACGGCCTGATCCTGACCAACAATCACGTGGCCGCCGGCGGTGGCGCCGGCGCGAAGATGGAGGTCATGTTCTCCGACGGGAGCAGCGCGCCCGCCACGCTGGTCGGCGCCGATCCGGTCTCCGACCTGGCGGTCATCAAGGTGCAGGGCAAGAGCGGTCTGACCCCGATCGAACTGGGCACCTCGGCGAATCTGCAGGTGGGTCAGCCGGTGATCGCCATCGGCTCGCCGCTCGGCCTGGCCGGGACCGTCACCACCGGCATCGTTTCCGCGCTGAACCGGCCGGTGTCGACCAGCGGCGAGGGCGGCCAGAACCCGAACGCCCCGCAGCCGGTGATCGATGCGATCCAGACCGACGCCGCCATCAACCCGGGCAACTCGGGCGGCGCGCTGGTGGACGCGAGCGGCAAGCTGATCGGCATCAACACCGCCATCGCCAGCCTCGGCGTCGGTGAGCTCGGCGGCCAGCAGAGCGGTTCGATCGGTCTCGGCTTCGCCATCCCCGTGGACCAGGCCCGCAGGGTCGCCGACGAGCTGATCAAGAACGGTCACGCCACCTACGCCCAGATCGGCATCAAGCTGCGCCCGCAGGACAGCGTCGCGCTGGTGCTGGAGGCGACCCCCGACGGCCCGGCCGCCAAGGCGGGCATCCCGGCGGGCTCCATCATCACCAAGCTGGACGATCGGCCCATCGATTCCGGCGAAGCGCTCATCGCCGCCGTCCGCTCACACCAACCGGGAGACAAGGTGAAGATCACCTATACCGACGAACAAGGCAACAACCCCAAGACCGTCGAGGTCACCCTCACCGGCGCACCCGCGGACGGTGGCCGGTGAGGCGGCTCGGTGACGCGGAATTGTCCAGCGCCGCCGCCGGGTTGCTCGGCACAGGCGCTACGGTGAGCACCATGGAAATCGATGCTCCTGTGGCGGGGCGTGCACTGGTGGTGGTCGTCGACGATCGAACGGCGCATGGAGGTGTGGACTCGCTCGGCCCGCTGGTCACCGAGCTGCTCACCGAGGCGGGTTTCCTCGTGGACGCGTCGGTGTCGGTGCAGGCCGACGAGGTGGAGATCCGCAACGCGCTGAACACGGCGGTGATCGGCGGCGTCGACCTGGTCATCTCGGTCGGCGGCACCGGAATGTCGCCGCGCGACGTGACACCCGAGGCGACCTCGCAGGTGCTGGACCGGGAACTGCCCGGTATCAGCGAGGCGCTCCGTTCGTCCGGCCGGGTCGCGGGTTCCCTGGACGCCGGCCTCTCGCGCGGTCTCGCGGGCATCTCGGGCAGCACCCTGGTCGTGAACCTGCCGGGCACCCGCTCCGCCATCCGCGACGGTATGGCAACCCTCTCGCCGCTCGCCAGCAAAGTGATCGGCGAACTGTCCGGATTGGCCGAATAATTCCGGCCGCCGACTCTTCCGACGTCCCTCGCCCCGCCGCGCGCCGGGCGAGGGACGCCGCGCGTCTGGCGCGGATCTTCGGCGACACCCTGCCGGACACCACCCGCGATGAACGCGGTGACGACCCGGACGACCGCCGCTCCGGCGACGACTGGTTGCGCTCCCAGGTGCCTCCGCACCACGGTTGAGCAAATTCCTACTGTTTAAGTACGTACTTCAGGGCGATATGGCTCTGTTATCCCCTCACAGTTTTCTATAAAGGACTGTGATCTACGCCATCGATTACGGCCCTGTCTCGTAAACGGTCGATGGCCTCATTGCGACTCGAACCGGCCGGTTCGATGAATGCGCGACATTCCCGCCTGCATTTATGCACGTCAAGCGATATTGGCATGTCAGTACCTGTGATCTACATCACAATCATCTTTACAATTCTTTACGTTGCCAGGCAGTTACCGACCGTTTAATCTTCGCCACGAGCCACCCAAACGAAGGTCCCCGCGGGCCCGGATACGGCACGTACGTCGTCGATCCGGCGGAGCCAGGCTCGGTTCCGTTGCCAGTGAGGGCGTTGCGCCGAAATAACAGCCGGTTACATATCGGCAACAAAGGGGCGACAAACTGAGCTGGGCCTGAGAGGACCACTGTCCAGCCTCGATGGTCGAGGTTGACTGTTTGAACCTGATGAGGGGAAGTATGAGCGAGAACCGCACCAACGGTCTGCGTCGCGGTGCCCGCGTCGCGGGCGTCGGCGCCGCCGCGGCCGTTGCCATGGGCCTGCTGTCGACCGGTGCTGCCAATGCCGACACCTTCGTGCCGTTGCCGGACGGTCAGAAGGTCGGGCCGGGCGTGACCCTGACTCGGACGGGTGAGCGCGCCCTGATTTCGCCGTCCCTTGCCGCCAACGGCGCCGGTCGCGTCGTCTGGGTCTCGGGTAACGCCACCGCCGATGTGACCGTCACCCCCGAGGGTGAAGTCGGCCCGAACAACGGCCCCGCGGGAGGCCCGGGCAGCAACAACTCCTCGACGCACGGCGCTTCCCAGCTGAGCACCGGCTACATCGTCGGTTGCCAGGTCAGCATCGCCGACGACGCCATCTCCGCGGGCGTCTCCGGTGGCGTCGACCTCGAAGGCTTCAGCATGGGCGGCTCCATCGGCCTCAACCTCGGCCCTGGCGAAGTGAAGTTCGTGCAGATCGACTACAAGGACATCCTGAAGCCGGGTGTGTACTCGGTCGAGTACCAGGACGCCGAGATCGAGATCCAGGGCTGCGCGGGCTACGCCCAGGCGCGCGCCTACACCGTGGTCGAGATCATCGGTGACCACTACTCGAAGACCACCCTCTACGGAGCGCCGTTCAGCATCGGCTGACGTCT from Nocardia bhagyanarayanae includes these protein-coding regions:
- a CDS encoding DUF742 domain-containing protein, whose translation is MSTPSGGGPGIPPTRVRPYALTSGRTEPAVDLPLEAVIETISYTAHFEWPVGDIRTDIVRLGTARLSVAEISAQLQRPLGLVRVVIGDLVVAGTLRVHSTLSDQASYDERRTLMERTLRGLRAL
- a CDS encoding roadblock/LC7 domain-containing protein; translated protein: MTDKPGNTTDENLNWLVTRFTRDVPGVTHAVLVSADGLLQATSPHLPADRAEQLAAVTAGLASLSSGAAQLFNGGKVMQSIVDMQRGYLLVMTVGNGSHLAVLANKTHDIGRIGYEMALLVDRVGSVVQATARTAV
- a CDS encoding ATP-binding protein, whose protein sequence is MDAAPRSRQFRLSNWSVTRKVGIVLLLPVVLASTFAVLRINDELNTIGDLDAATDQARIIRPMLGFASATEQLAVSTATTWENQTTDADLDRIAGRFDQAAADLQTALRSTGAPTDVTNELDAALTAGRAMRNGLRNSSPVAIGQQADEVAARIGNAIARSTSLEEITIQRYFLQLGVTTNARRLHTQQYLLIGSPGADRNPAVRPTVLITAGGELVLLSQFAQLQPSSALNASVLIDAVNVRLGAFSQNLGDPAGSQPVIDSLRTSATAYDQTTLNLVDTIDARLADRTAEVRGIVLRDIAIVVATLLAGLALALAVARSLVVPIRRLRHGALQVAHVDLPNELEVVRSGNATPEPTRVDVHTTEEIGQLARAVDDIHNAALHLAAEQARLRLQIGSMFETLSRRSQSLVEQQLTLIEELEHDEDDSERLQSLFRLDHLATRMRRNGDNLLVLAGTALRRGHLPPVPLSDMLWSAVSQVEDYQRVEIGSAPDGIVPGEPAVDVEHLLAELIDNALRYSPPTTPVAVSVARAVDGGYLIEIIDRGLGMSAEDLQTVNEHLASGGEVTVETARRMGLFVVGRLAKRHNITVNLRRTSAMAQQPGITASVHLPGTLVSPVPISDKAPQLTAPQPQESAPEPTVAPPRMLVPVPSLALPEHTSSFEMSSTGLPQRRPAIRVATPADRQTSVIDAETTDPGRGGPLPIRTRNENGAPRTVEPLALPSPVPEPAEPAQVDVWAETAVYEVPEPAAVANATQATVTGLRPVNPESPTPIYQRMVSEWLVEPASAGSDNDTGAWSSPADVGWAAAAEASNPTTSGRTSGGLPIRQPGAQLVPGGLAPTNESNTRNPDEIRNSLTRHLSGVRSGRADAQYNDGGLA
- a CDS encoding response regulator transcription factor, coding for MRILVVDDDRAVRESLRRSLTFNGYSVDLAVDGVDALEKAAVQRPDALVLDVMMPRLDGLEVCRRLRSTGDDLPILVLTARDSVSERVAGLDAGADDYLPKPFALEELLARLRALLRRRAPEQGDTSEAMLFADLSLDPVTREVSRGSRSISLTRTEFSLLEMLMANPRRVLTRSRILEEVWGYDFPTSGNALEVYIGYLRRKTEAEGEPRLIHTVRGVGYVLRETPP
- a CDS encoding HAMP domain-containing sensor histidine kinase, with the protein product MARSVPRRPVIATLGQPDPTEMRPPMPLTRSVSLRWRVTLLAASVVAIAVAFTSIAAYAMVARALYADVDSQLRARASTMIDNNFESMGFQSIILAGLFSNDVGVALIFADHKPYMPPQQTIPPVGEQEFAVADGKLNSSLRTVSNQRVLAVRTNSGATLVISQRLEPTREVLDRLAWLLFVVGGCGVVLAAAAGTAVGRTGLRPIARLTAATERVARTDDLTPIPVTGDDELARLTDSFNTMLRALAESRDRQRRLVADAGHELRTPLTSLRTNMELLIASSRPGAPAIPEEDMAELRQDVMAQIEELSTLVGDLVDLAREDAPETVYDRIDLGEVTERALERARRRRGAIEFVAELRPWFVYGHEAGLERAVLNVLDNAAKWSPAGAQVLVTMREAGRGLLELAVDDAGPGIPSDERELVFERFYRTTASRSMPGSGLGLAIVKQVVTKHGGTITIDTSDRGGALIRIVLPGEGDGPASAQQISEN
- a CDS encoding S1C family serine protease, with the protein product MTEDFQNRNVEPGKADASGPRPTEQFPVAGHAEHAAWAAPGAAHQQHYQSQPFPEPGHGFGGPPPPHTMPGAAFGAQPPQPPKRPFRAGLVAGAVALALVSGGIGGAVGALATRSDDGRAQVTNALDAPKPNVSNASNAPAGSTQAVAQKVLPSVVMIKVASNRAQGEGSGVVLSSDGLILTNNHVAAGGGAGAKMEVMFSDGSSAPATLVGADPVSDLAVIKVQGKSGLTPIELGTSANLQVGQPVIAIGSPLGLAGTVTTGIVSALNRPVSTSGEGGQNPNAPQPVIDAIQTDAAINPGNSGGALVDASGKLIGINTAIASLGVGELGGQQSGSIGLGFAIPVDQARRVADELIKNGHATYAQIGIKLRPQDSVALVLEATPDGPAAKAGIPAGSIITKLDDRPIDSGEALIAAVRSHQPGDKVKITYTDEQGNNPKTVEVTLTGAPADGGR
- a CDS encoding MogA/MoaB family molybdenum cofactor biosynthesis protein; this encodes MEIDAPVAGRALVVVVDDRTAHGGVDSLGPLVTELLTEAGFLVDASVSVQADEVEIRNALNTAVIGGVDLVISVGGTGMSPRDVTPEATSQVLDRELPGISEALRSSGRVAGSLDAGLSRGLAGISGSTLVVNLPGTRSAIRDGMATLSPLASKVIGELSGLAE
- a CDS encoding MspA family porin gives rise to the protein MSENRTNGLRRGARVAGVGAAAAVAMGLLSTGAANADTFVPLPDGQKVGPGVTLTRTGERALISPSLAANGAGRVVWVSGNATADVTVTPEGEVGPNNGPAGGPGSNNSSTHGASQLSTGYIVGCQVSIADDAISAGVSGGVDLEGFSMGGSIGLNLGPGEVKFVQIDYKDILKPGVYSVEYQDAEIEIQGCAGYAQARAYTVVEIIGDHYSKTTLYGAPFSIG